One genomic segment of Rivularia sp. PCC 7116 includes these proteins:
- the murC gene encoding UDP-N-acetylmuramate--L-alanine ligase, with translation MVSAVDFNGRPFHFIGVGGIGMSALAYILAQKGFRVSGSDVRPNHITHKLESIGVNFFGKQEAANLKFFDRDLQQEQLRGVSEASTPQVVCSTAINASNAEYKAALENGCPIFHRSDILAALISQYNSIAVAGTHGKTTTSSMIGYMLLKAGVDPTIIVGGEVKAWEGNARLGQSPYLVAEADESDGSLIKHSPEIGIITNIELDHPDHYDTLDEVVDIFQRFTSQCKTLVACIDCETVRERFQPHISYSLNSESGADYYATNIDYRADGTTSLVWEKGIALGVLNLSVLGHHNLSNALAAVAVGRALGLEFGEIARGLATFEGARRRFEFRGEVDGITFIDDYAHHPSELSATLAAARLQARPGQRVVAIFQPHRYSRTQAFLAEFATSFSHADLVVLTDIYSAGEPNTGLISGEKLAAEVAKNHSNVEYQATLANVREYLEQSLRPGDLALFLGAGNLNQTIPQIIESINQPAQATS, from the coding sequence ATGGTAAGTGCAGTAGATTTTAACGGTAGACCATTTCATTTCATTGGTGTAGGCGGTATAGGTATGTCGGCTTTGGCATATATACTTGCTCAAAAGGGATTTCGGGTTAGTGGTTCAGATGTTCGGCCAAATCATATTACTCACAAATTAGAATCAATTGGAGTTAATTTTTTTGGTAAACAAGAAGCAGCGAATCTGAAATTTTTTGATCGAGATTTACAACAAGAACAGTTAAGAGGTGTTAGCGAAGCATCTACACCTCAAGTAGTTTGTTCAACTGCAATTAATGCCTCGAACGCAGAATATAAAGCAGCATTAGAAAATGGCTGCCCAATTTTTCATCGTTCTGATATATTGGCAGCATTAATATCTCAGTACAATAGTATTGCTGTTGCTGGAACTCATGGTAAGACTACTACTAGTAGTATGATTGGGTATATGCTGCTAAAAGCTGGCGTAGACCCGACAATTATTGTTGGTGGAGAAGTGAAAGCTTGGGAAGGTAATGCTCGTTTGGGACAAAGTCCTTATTTAGTTGCTGAGGCTGACGAATCGGACGGTTCTTTGATAAAGCATTCTCCGGAAATTGGTATTATTACCAATATAGAATTGGATCATCCAGACCACTACGATACATTGGATGAAGTAGTAGATATTTTTCAAAGATTTACAAGTCAATGTAAAACTTTAGTTGCTTGTATTGATTGCGAAACAGTACGCGAGCGCTTCCAACCTCATATCAGCTATAGTCTTAATTCGGAAAGCGGTGCAGACTATTATGCGACAAATATCGACTATCGCGCCGACGGTACCACATCTTTAGTTTGGGAAAAAGGTATCGCTCTGGGAGTATTAAACTTAAGTGTATTAGGTCATCATAATTTAAGTAATGCCTTAGCAGCAGTAGCGGTTGGTAGAGCATTAGGATTAGAATTTGGCGAAATTGCCAGAGGTTTAGCTACCTTTGAAGGTGCTCGAAGACGCTTCGAGTTTCGCGGAGAAGTTGATGGTATTACATTTATAGATGACTACGCACATCACCCCAGTGAGTTAAGTGCAACTTTAGCTGCTGCAAGATTGCAAGCAAGACCGGGACAACGAGTAGTTGCAATATTTCAACCACACCGTTATAGCCGTACTCAAGCATTCTTGGCTGAATTTGCCACATCTTTCAGTCATGCGGATCTAGTAGTTCTAACCGATATCTATAGTGCAGGAGAACCAAATACTGGTTTAATTAGTGGTGAAAAGCTGGCAGCAGAAGTTGCCAAAAACCACTCGAATGTCGAATATCAGGCAACTTTAGCCAACGTTCGCGAATACTTAGAGCAAAGCTTGCGTCCGGGAGATTTAGCATTATTCCTAGGTGCTGGAAACTTGAACCAGACAATTCCTCAAATTATCGAATCTATAAACCAACCAGCGCAAGCCACATCTTAA
- the murB gene encoding UDP-N-acetylmuramate dehydrogenase translates to MTISQAADNVCKVSNVTTNHKEMKADANKEGISLNGNDCIIKPQVSLSSYTSYRVGGPAQWYVAPRSNKSLQASVEYAREHELPITVLGAGSNLLVSDNGIPGLVIATRHMRYSDYDPETGRATFAAGESIPALAYAIAERGWEGFEWAVGIPGTIGGAVVMNAGAHNSCIADILVSVEVLTPDGILQTMTREELNYSYRTSVLQGSNLIVTQATLQLQPGADPAEVTATTKQHKKHRLATQPYHLPSCGSVFRNPKPHSAGRLIEEAGLKGFKIGQAQVAQLHANFIVNCGGASANDVFNLIRHVQHQVQERWSIALHPEVKMLGEFQAA, encoded by the coding sequence ATGACCATTTCCCAGGCGGCTGATAATGTCTGTAAAGTTTCTAACGTTACCACCAATCATAAAGAAATGAAAGCGGACGCAAATAAAGAAGGAATTTCTTTGAACGGTAATGACTGCATTATAAAGCCCCAAGTCTCTTTATCTTCCTACACATCTTACAGAGTTGGTGGCCCTGCCCAATGGTATGTTGCTCCGCGCTCTAATAAATCTTTGCAGGCCAGCGTCGAATATGCTAGAGAACACGAGCTACCAATAACAGTACTTGGTGCTGGTTCTAACTTATTGGTAAGCGACAACGGCATACCCGGTTTGGTTATCGCTACTCGCCATATGCGTTATAGCGATTATGACCCCGAAACTGGTAGAGCTACATTTGCTGCCGGGGAATCAATTCCTGCTTTAGCATATGCTATTGCAGAACGTGGTTGGGAAGGTTTTGAATGGGCAGTTGGCATTCCCGGAACCATTGGTGGTGCTGTAGTCATGAATGCTGGGGCACACAATAGCTGTATTGCAGATATCTTAGTCAGCGTCGAGGTACTAACTCCTGACGGCATTCTGCAAACTATGACTCGTGAAGAATTGAACTACAGCTACCGTACCTCGGTACTGCAAGGAAGTAACTTAATAGTTACTCAAGCAACTTTACAGCTTCAGCCGGGAGCAGATCCAGCCGAAGTAACAGCAACAACGAAGCAACACAAGAAACATCGGCTAGCCACTCAACCTTATCATTTACCTAGTTGCGGCAGCGTGTTTCGCAATCCGAAACCTCATTCAGCGGGCAGGTTAATCGAAGAGGCAGGTCTCAAAGGCTTTAAAATCGGACAAGCGCAAGTAGCACAACTCCACGCTAATTTTATTGTTAACTGTGGAGGAGCTAGTGCCAACGATGTGTTTAATCTCATTCGTCATGTCCAGCATCAAGTACAAGAACGCTGGTCAATTGCATTACACCCAGAAGTAAAAATGTTAGGAGAATTCCAAGCTGCCTAA
- a CDS encoding YbaB/EbfC family nucleoid-associated protein, with translation MTGKGQGFGFGLGKMKELAEAFKKAQQVQEGAKQLQEELEQMEIQGESGGGMVKVILSGNQEPKRVEISPDAMNEGAEVLSDLVTAAMTDAYNKSTATMRDRMEDLTSGLELPGF, from the coding sequence ATGACGGGAAAAGGACAAGGGTTTGGCTTTGGTTTAGGAAAAATGAAGGAATTAGCTGAAGCCTTCAAAAAAGCTCAGCAGGTTCAAGAAGGAGCCAAGCAACTCCAAGAAGAATTGGAGCAGATGGAAATCCAGGGAGAATCTGGTGGTGGAATGGTAAAAGTGATTCTTAGTGGTAACCAAGAACCAAAACGAGTAGAAATTTCTCCTGATGCAATGAATGAAGGAGCAGAAGTTCTTTCTGACTTAGTTACCGCAGCAATGACAGATGCTTACAATAAGTCCACTGCTACCATGCGCGATCGCATGGAGGATTTGACTAGTGGATTAGAACTTCCCGGATTTTAA
- a CDS encoding low molecular weight protein-tyrosine-phosphatase has protein sequence MAYKLLFVCLGNICRSPTAENVMNHLVEKADLSNSINCDSAGTSSYHIGSPPDSRMSAAASNLLGIKLRGNARAFKSSDFENFDLILAMDKQNYRDILSMDSSGEYQDKVRLMCDYCRTHSLKEVPDPYYGGTEGFNEVVNLLIDACGGLLEDICPMSSGQA, from the coding sequence ATGGCTTATAAGCTGCTGTTTGTCTGCTTGGGTAACATTTGTCGTTCGCCAACCGCAGAAAATGTCATGAATCACTTGGTAGAAAAAGCTGATTTAAGTAATTCTATCAACTGTGATTCCGCCGGAACATCAAGCTATCACATCGGTAGTCCGCCTGATTCTCGTATGAGTGCTGCTGCGAGTAATCTTCTAGGAATAAAACTTCGCGGAAATGCACGAGCCTTTAAATCATCCGATTTTGAAAATTTCGATTTGATTTTGGCTATGGATAAGCAGAACTATCGCGATATTCTTTCAATGGATTCAAGTGGAGAATATCAAGATAAAGTCCGCTTGATGTGTGACTATTGTCGCACTCACTCTCTTAAAGAAGTTCCAGACCCTTATTATGGGGGAACGGAAGGCTTCAACGAAGTTGTCAATTTGCTTATTGATGCTTGTGGTGGTCTTTTGGAAGACATTTGTCCTATGTCCTCCGGACAGGCTTAG